The following coding sequences are from one Danio rerio strain Tuebingen ecotype United States chromosome 21, GRCz12tu, whole genome shotgun sequence window:
- the LOC110437708 gene encoding protein ABHD15 translates to MCVFFLCLLPSLLLVLLKLLLRWTWICHLADSTVQQSGRCVWVTACRLLKLPYLTVSEDMGECQNGIRLICKPTALANHLKKHCQALSHPPLARWPHDDPHRQIITNLMWPTKEGVELQAGVRFTRDNLLLEDGGIVAMDWAVCLADHQAHFKRDHHLGGRASGGLPSSLAIVIIIPNALGRVTPHLLRLCNQALQEGFYPVVFHRRGHGGCPLTTPHYQEFGNPSDLVQAVAYLRSHHPSSTLFAVSEGSGSGLLLSYLGECGSSSYLTAAACISPVFHGQLWFENKPPWLYHWTDLIYRKLQINRYATALSSVMDVAKILRCSSLRDMEELMFCATKQPDHRSSDSVDYSRSSQKPDWTCYWEKNEPLRDADEVAVPVLCLCSQDDPLLPPVSTIPEALFHNSPYFLLALTEQGGHCSFMHEDGRGGATSWSHSGVLEYFRIVADFFRVEEKKGLKDVAAHFGSQGLKHSASAVFSKRRRSTLLRKERPILGSRRRQVSTPSDTFEEDQEVFTWNRSYTR, encoded by the exons ATGTGCGTCTTCTTTCTCTGCTTGCTACCTTCTCTGCTGCTGGTCCTGCTAAAGCTTTTGCTTAGATGGACCTGGATTTGTCATCTAGCAGACAGTACTGTTCAGCAGTCGGGCCGCTGTGTGTGGGTCACGGCCTGTAGACTCCTAAAACTGCCCTACCTTACAGTATCAGAAGACATGGGAGAATGTCAGAATGGGATCAGACTGATCTGTAAACCCACAGCCCTTGCCAACCACCTGAAGAAACACTGCCAAGCTTTGTCGCATCCTCCACTGGCAAGGTGGCCTCATGATGACCCTCATCGTCAGATCATCACCAATCTCATGTGGCCCACAAAGGAAGGTGTTGAACTGCAAGCAGGAGTTCGCTTTACCAGGGATAACCTTCTCCTAGAGGACGGGGGTATTGTAGCCATGGACTGGGCCGTGTGTCTTGCTGACCACCAAGCACATTTTAAAAGAGATCATCATCTTGGAGGAAGAGCTTCGGGGGGTCTCCCAAGCAGTCTGGCTATTGTTATTATAATTCCCAATGCCCTGGGCAGAGTAACGCCGCACTTGCTCAGACTCTGCAACCAGGCTTTGCAAGAGGGTTTCTATCCAGTGGTGTTCCATCGTCGTGGTCACGGTGGTTGTCCATTGACCACTCCACACTACCAAGAGTTTGGAAATCCCTCAGATCTGGTCCAAGCGGTGGCTTACTTGAGAAGTCATCATCCATCCTCAACTTTGTTTGCAGTAAGCGAGGGCTCAGGATCTGGGTTGCTGCTGTCCTATCTTGGGGAATGCGGCTCTTCATCCTACCTTACGGCAGCTGCTTGCATATCTCCTGTTTTTCATGGACAACTGTGGTTTGAAAACAAGCCTCCATGGTTGTACCACTGGACAGACCTCATCTACCGCAAGCTTCAGATAAACAG ATACGCCACTGCTTTGAGCTCTGTAATGGATGTAGCAAAAATTCTACGCTGCAGCTCCCTGAGAGACATGGAAGAGCTCATGTTCTGTGCTACCAAGCAGCCGGATCACAGATCGTCAGACTCTGTGGACTATTCAAGATCCTCTCAGAAGCCTGACTGGACCTGTTACTGGGAAAAGAATGAGCCTTTGCGAGACGCGGACGAAGTGGCAGTGCCAGTGCTATGCTTGTGTAGCCAAGATGATCCTCTTCTTCCACCCGTCTCCACTATACCGGAGGCACTGTTTCACAACAGCCCTTACTTCCTGCTGGCCTTAACGGAACAGGGAGGCCACTGCAGCTTCATGCATGAGGATGGACGTGGAGGCGCTACATCCTGGAGTCACTCTGGGGTGTTGGAATACTTCAGAATAGTTGCTGATTTCTTCAGGGTGGAGGAGAAGAAAGGGTTGAAAGATGTTGCTGCACACTTTGGCAGCCAGGGCCTGAAGCATAGCGCGAGTGCAGTCTTTTCTAAGAGGAGGAGGTCAACCTTGCTCCGCAAAGAAAGACCAATCTTAGGCTCACGAAGACGACAGGTCTCAACTCCCTCGGATACCTTCGAAGAGGACCAGGAGGTTTTTACTTGGAACAGATCCTACACCCGCTAA